A single genomic interval of Microbacterium oleivorans harbors:
- a CDS encoding GtrA family protein: MSLTPRVKRAAALSARFLTVGGISTLIEIVTFNILLLAFGWDAVAAKIVASLVALVNAYFGNRQWTFKDRARRRRWVEITLFVIVNAVCTVLGALIVWGGVEAASSLLGRPAGPFAVNVVNLVSIVIVVLARFGFYHGLVFRAGPASPA, from the coding sequence ATGTCCCTGACCCCCCGCGTGAAGCGCGCTGCCGCCCTGAGTGCCCGCTTCCTCACCGTCGGTGGGATCAGCACGCTGATCGAGATCGTCACGTTCAACATCCTGCTGCTGGCGTTCGGCTGGGACGCTGTCGCCGCCAAGATCGTGGCGTCTCTCGTAGCCCTCGTGAACGCCTACTTCGGCAACCGGCAGTGGACGTTCAAAGATCGCGCGCGCAGACGGCGGTGGGTGGAGATCACGCTGTTCGTGATCGTGAACGCGGTCTGCACCGTCCTGGGCGCCCTGATCGTGTGGGGTGGCGTCGAAGCCGCCTCCAGTCTGCTGGGCCGCCCCGCGGGTCCTTTCGCGGTCAACGTCGTGAACCTCGTCAGCATCGTGATCGTGGTGCTCGCACGGTTCGGCTTCTACCACGGGCTCGTGTTCCGCGCCGGGCCGGCGTCCCCCGCTTAG
- a CDS encoding NAD-dependent epimerase/dehydratase family protein, whose protein sequence is MTLRTLLITGGNGFVGAHVAAMAAEEGISVWAAGRESRPHERLAPYCDEYFSRDLNEEWRLPEGPDAVVHLAGLAAVGLSFDRPQRYISVNSSIMTNMCETLLHQDKRPRVIVVSSGSVYAPPADTGDALSEDSPLTATSPYAVAKMLVENQAAYYAKRGLDTIVARPFNHIGPGQSSGFLVPDLTAAVNDLPLGAVLNAANLHAARDFTDVRDVARAYLTLAEAASHRHQTYNVASGVAHSGFDVLATICEILGRPTPEVRIDPSKLRPTDPMRITGDSSRLRSEFGWSPTVPWQRSIADFLSDNEAVKKTNVHAHG, encoded by the coding sequence GTGACTCTGAGGACCCTGCTGATCACGGGCGGTAACGGGTTTGTCGGTGCCCATGTAGCGGCAATGGCCGCGGAGGAGGGTATCTCGGTATGGGCGGCCGGGCGAGAGTCCCGCCCTCACGAGAGACTTGCCCCCTATTGCGACGAGTACTTCTCGCGCGACCTGAATGAGGAATGGCGTCTGCCAGAGGGACCAGATGCCGTCGTGCACCTGGCCGGTCTCGCTGCCGTCGGCCTATCGTTCGACAGGCCGCAGCGATACATCTCCGTCAACAGCAGCATCATGACCAACATGTGCGAGACGCTCCTTCATCAGGACAAACGGCCTCGGGTAATCGTCGTGAGTTCGGGATCGGTATACGCGCCTCCGGCCGACACGGGTGACGCGTTGAGCGAAGACTCTCCTCTGACTGCGACGTCGCCCTACGCCGTCGCCAAGATGCTGGTCGAGAATCAAGCGGCGTACTACGCGAAGCGAGGGCTCGACACGATCGTCGCGCGCCCGTTCAACCACATCGGCCCCGGACAGAGCAGCGGCTTCCTCGTCCCCGATCTCACCGCCGCAGTGAACGATCTACCGTTGGGCGCCGTATTGAACGCGGCGAATCTGCATGCAGCACGCGATTTCACAGATGTGCGAGATGTCGCGCGCGCGTACCTCACGCTGGCCGAGGCCGCCTCTCATCGCCATCAGACGTACAACGTGGCTTCGGGCGTCGCTCACAGCGGCTTCGACGTGCTCGCGACCATCTGCGAGATTCTCGGTCGACCGACGCCTGAAGTGCGAATCGACCCTTCAAAGCTGCGCCCGACAGATCCGATGAGAATCACTGGGGACTCCAGCAGACTACGATCCGAGTTCGGCTGGTCCCCAACCGTCCCTTGGCAACGATCCATCGCTGATTTCCTCAGCGACAACGAAGCGGTGAAGAAGACTAATGTCCACGCCCACGGATGA
- a CDS encoding arsenate reductase/protein-tyrosine-phosphatase family protein yields the protein MFEIMTVCTGNVCRSPLAEQLLRTRLADLPGTVTSGGTYDMGGAPMPDDAQRLAAENGVSADMSSAHRSQLISPARLSSPDLILAMAREHRRSIVELAPSRLRAAFTVREFARLASDATDDELRSAADAAGTDPSARLRAVVAAVASHRGMALPPESPDDDDVIDPYRRSWNTYQLSGSQLVPAVDEVVRVVRLAVAPA from the coding sequence ATGTTCGAGATCATGACCGTCTGCACCGGAAACGTGTGCCGCTCACCCCTCGCCGAGCAGCTGCTCCGCACGCGCCTGGCCGATCTGCCGGGCACCGTGACGAGCGGCGGCACGTACGACATGGGCGGGGCGCCGATGCCCGACGACGCGCAGCGCCTGGCGGCCGAGAACGGCGTGAGCGCCGACATGTCGAGCGCGCACCGCTCCCAGCTCATCTCGCCGGCTCGGCTGTCGTCTCCCGACCTCATCCTCGCCATGGCGCGCGAGCACCGTCGCAGCATCGTCGAGCTGGCACCCAGCCGGCTGCGCGCAGCGTTCACGGTGCGGGAGTTCGCCCGTCTCGCCTCCGACGCCACCGACGACGAGCTGCGCTCGGCAGCGGATGCCGCGGGCACCGACCCCTCGGCTCGCCTCCGGGCCGTCGTCGCCGCCGTCGCCTCGCACCGCGGCATGGCGCTTCCGCCCGAGTCGCCCGACGACGACGACGTGATCGACCCCTACCGCCGGTCGTGGAACACCTACCAGCTCTCGGGCTCGCAGCTCGTTCCCGCCGTCGACGAGGTCGTCCGCGTCGTCCGCCTGGCGGTCGCCCCGGCCTGA
- a CDS encoding DUF4012 domain-containing protein, whose protein sequence is MPEETRRSRKPKRPLLRSFRFWVPVGILVLIVAVGVTGALMAKAIADRAFAARDSLQTAIPLASTAKEQVLASDTAAAQATVAQLRTLTGEAKEQADGGLWRFGEAVPVVGANLTAVREIAETIDTLVVEALEPAAGLSLSSLAPVDGRIDVAQLDVASDILDQAAIALSEARATVDGIDRSALIDQVSSGVAQLDDALAEIEPVVEPAQKTLAILPGILGAEGARNYLVLVQNNAESRGTGGNPASLVMITADNGAISITQQASSTDFNNGRPNPIVELDPAVLALYGDKVGRYMQDVTTTPDFPDSARIMGAFWAEEFGTPIDGTLSIDPVALSYIMNATGPVTLPTGEVLDASNVVSTLLSDVYYRFNSGVGVIDNPRQDAFFAVAAAAVFDSITSVSNPRALVDQVARAAEEGRILYVPTSPAEAEIISGSRMTGALPGDNSQMTMVGSYVNDITEGKLDYYMDTAVTVSSDVCNVAAGAAPTFTVNSSLTSTLQPDEVADLPRYVSTARFFPKGVISTDLVLYGPVGSTFASATVDGNAVEATPVEHLGRPAVKVNVVNDPASSHTVSATFTGVADAEYGPLEAWYTPMVRETPVTIDAPGCAG, encoded by the coding sequence GTGCCCGAAGAGACTCGTCGATCCCGTAAACCGAAGCGACCGCTTCTCCGGAGTTTCCGGTTCTGGGTGCCTGTCGGCATCCTCGTCCTGATCGTCGCCGTCGGCGTCACCGGGGCTCTCATGGCGAAAGCCATCGCGGACCGTGCATTCGCTGCTCGCGACTCCCTGCAGACCGCCATCCCTCTCGCGTCGACGGCGAAGGAGCAGGTGCTCGCGAGCGATACCGCGGCGGCGCAAGCCACCGTCGCTCAGCTGCGGACCCTCACCGGTGAAGCAAAGGAGCAGGCCGACGGAGGATTGTGGCGGTTCGGGGAAGCTGTACCGGTCGTCGGCGCCAATCTGACGGCCGTGCGTGAAATCGCTGAAACGATCGACACGCTGGTTGTCGAGGCGCTCGAACCCGCGGCCGGGCTGAGTCTGTCGAGCCTTGCCCCCGTCGACGGTCGTATCGACGTCGCACAGCTCGATGTGGCGTCGGACATCCTCGATCAGGCCGCGATCGCTCTGAGCGAGGCACGCGCGACGGTCGACGGTATCGACAGATCGGCACTGATCGATCAGGTGTCGTCCGGCGTCGCGCAGCTGGATGACGCGTTGGCCGAGATCGAACCGGTGGTCGAGCCCGCGCAGAAGACGCTGGCGATCCTCCCGGGTATTCTGGGCGCCGAGGGAGCGCGTAACTATCTCGTGCTGGTTCAGAACAACGCCGAGTCGCGAGGCACGGGCGGAAACCCCGCATCGCTCGTCATGATCACGGCAGACAATGGCGCGATCTCGATCACGCAGCAAGCCTCGAGCACCGACTTCAACAACGGCCGGCCGAACCCGATCGTCGAACTCGACCCCGCTGTCCTCGCCCTCTACGGCGACAAGGTCGGGCGCTACATGCAGGATGTCACCACGACGCCGGACTTCCCCGACTCCGCCCGCATCATGGGCGCCTTCTGGGCCGAGGAGTTCGGTACGCCCATCGACGGCACGCTGTCGATCGACCCTGTCGCGCTGAGCTACATCATGAATGCGACCGGCCCCGTGACCTTGCCAACGGGCGAGGTGTTGGACGCGAGCAACGTCGTTTCGACGTTGCTCAGCGACGTCTATTACCGCTTCAACAGCGGTGTCGGCGTGATCGACAACCCGCGCCAGGACGCGTTCTTCGCTGTAGCGGCGGCGGCCGTCTTTGATTCCATCACCTCGGTGTCCAACCCGCGTGCCCTTGTCGATCAGGTCGCGCGCGCTGCCGAAGAGGGGCGCATCCTTTACGTGCCGACCTCTCCGGCGGAGGCGGAGATCATCTCGGGCAGCCGTATGACGGGCGCGCTGCCCGGGGACAACTCGCAGATGACGATGGTGGGCTCGTACGTGAATGACATCACCGAGGGCAAGTTGGACTATTACATGGACACGGCCGTGACGGTGTCGTCCGACGTGTGCAACGTCGCCGCTGGTGCCGCTCCAACTTTCACGGTGAACTCGTCGCTGACTTCGACTCTGCAGCCGGATGAGGTTGCTGATCTGCCACGTTACGTCTCGACGGCCCGCTTCTTTCCCAAGGGCGTCATCAGCACCGATCTCGTGCTCTACGGCCCGGTCGGCTCGACTTTCGCTTCAGCGACAGTCGACGGGAACGCCGTGGAAGCGACCCCGGTCGAACACCTCGGCCGCCCTGCGGTGAAGGTCAACGTCGTGAATGATCCGGCCTCCTCGCACACCGTCAGCGCGACGTTCACCGGCGTCGCAGACGCCGAGTACGGCCCGCTCGAGGCGTGGTACACCCCGATGGTGCGCGAGACTCCCGTGACGATCGATGCCCCGGGCTGCGCAGGCTGA
- a CDS encoding polysaccharide biosynthesis tyrosine autokinase, giving the protein MELRDYIRILRRNIVLIIATTLIGLAAGAASALVTPPRYDASTQLFVATQSAGGATNNELRQGTDFARQAVQSYVNVIPTALVLDPVIDELGLDETADELADRVSVSAGQNTVVISITVSDPGPEGAARIANAIADSFTTVVAEQLERSTAERPSPVRVETVQPAQVPVDPAAPNLRLSLALGGLVGLAIGVAIAIVRALADTRIRTVEDVEKIVPAPLLGGIALDPESKKRPLIVAASARDPRAEAFRALRTNVQFLTTSGGPLAFVVTSANPSEGKSTTAANLALAFAETGAKVVLVDADLRRPKTAEYFGIEGGVGLSDVLVGRASLLDVLQRWGQGTLFILPSGAVPPNPAELLGSTSMTNLLDELRIAFDVVIIDAPPVLAVTDAAVVGRAVDGVILVAAAGGTTRTRLASAVTNIETAGSRIAGSVVTMLPTAGADKTSYGVYAYVSKSD; this is encoded by the coding sequence GTGGAACTCCGCGACTACATCCGCATCCTGCGCCGCAACATCGTGCTGATCATCGCGACCACGCTGATCGGCCTCGCTGCCGGCGCGGCGTCGGCGTTGGTCACGCCGCCGCGTTACGACGCCTCGACGCAGCTCTTCGTCGCGACGCAGTCCGCCGGCGGCGCAACGAACAACGAACTGCGCCAGGGAACCGACTTCGCCCGCCAGGCCGTGCAGAGCTACGTCAACGTGATCCCGACCGCGCTCGTGCTCGACCCGGTGATCGATGAGCTCGGGCTCGATGAGACCGCCGATGAGCTGGCTGACCGCGTCTCCGTCTCGGCCGGCCAGAACACGGTGGTCATCTCGATCACGGTCTCCGACCCCGGCCCCGAGGGCGCCGCGCGCATCGCGAATGCCATCGCAGACAGCTTCACGACCGTCGTGGCCGAGCAGCTGGAACGCTCCACCGCGGAGCGTCCGAGCCCGGTGCGCGTCGAGACGGTGCAGCCCGCTCAGGTTCCCGTCGACCCGGCCGCGCCGAACCTGCGCCTGTCGCTCGCTCTCGGTGGTCTCGTCGGCCTCGCGATCGGCGTCGCCATCGCGATCGTGCGAGCCCTCGCCGACACCCGCATCCGCACCGTCGAGGACGTCGAGAAGATCGTGCCCGCGCCCCTCCTCGGTGGCATCGCGCTCGACCCCGAATCCAAGAAGCGCCCCCTCATCGTCGCGGCGTCCGCGCGAGACCCCCGGGCCGAGGCGTTCCGCGCGCTCCGCACGAATGTTCAGTTCCTCACAACGAGTGGCGGTCCGCTCGCTTTCGTCGTCACGAGCGCCAACCCGTCGGAGGGCAAGTCCACGACCGCGGCGAACCTCGCTCTCGCGTTCGCTGAGACCGGCGCGAAGGTCGTTCTCGTCGACGCCGATCTTCGGCGTCCGAAGACCGCCGAGTACTTCGGCATCGAGGGTGGCGTCGGCCTCTCCGACGTGCTCGTCGGACGCGCGAGCCTGCTCGATGTTCTGCAGCGGTGGGGGCAGGGGACGCTCTTCATCCTGCCGTCGGGCGCGGTGCCGCCGAACCCCGCGGAACTGCTTGGTTCGACTTCGATGACGAACTTGCTCGATGAGCTGCGTATCGCCTTCGACGTCGTGATCATCGATGCTCCTCCGGTGCTCGCCGTGACCGACGCCGCCGTGGTCGGCCGCGCCGTCGACGGTGTCATCCTGGTCGCCGCCGCGGGCGGCACGACACGCACGCGGCTCGCCTCGGCCGTCACGAACATCGAGACGGCGGGGTCGCGCATCGCCGGCAGCGTCGTGACGATGCTCCCCACCGCCGGCGCGGATAAGACGTCGTACGGCGTTTACGCATACGTGTCGAAAAGCGACTGA
- a CDS encoding polysaccharide biosynthesis tyrosine autokinase translates to MELRDYLRILHRNWILLLALLIVGTGAGAAYALLQTPRYEASTSLYVSVRTEGAATGELVQGTTFARQMVTSYVDVIPTSLVLDPVIDELGLEQSSAQLASRITATTPVNTVLINIGVTDTDPELAARIANATAESFTTAVQNTIERPADGQGVSPVQVTVTQLATAPESPSSPNIPLYIAIGALLGLALGVGFAVLRSVLDTRIHTLHDLEQLTDKPMLGGIAFDSEASKRPLIVHADPRSPRAESFRTLRTNLQFLNVEDGPRSFVVSSAGPGEGKSTTTANLAIALAETGARVALVDGDLRLPRVADYMGIEGGVGLTDVIIGRVPLVDALQKWGANQLFVLPSGPVPPNPSELLGSTSMDNVLASLTEHFDYVLVDAPPLLLVTDAAVLSKKTRGVIMVAASGRTKKQELQGAFRTLDTAGGTLLGVVVTMLPTKGPDSYGYGAYTYGSTHVVDQAPVQLSRAEAKEKRRAGRGETTGARRS, encoded by the coding sequence GTGGAACTCCGCGATTACCTGCGCATCCTGCACAGGAACTGGATCCTCCTGCTCGCTCTGCTGATCGTGGGTACCGGCGCCGGTGCCGCTTATGCCCTGCTGCAGACGCCGCGCTACGAAGCATCGACGAGCCTCTACGTCTCCGTCCGCACCGAGGGGGCCGCGACCGGCGAGCTCGTTCAGGGAACGACATTCGCTCGGCAGATGGTGACGAGCTACGTCGACGTCATCCCCACCTCGCTCGTTCTCGATCCGGTCATCGACGAGCTCGGGCTCGAGCAGTCGTCTGCGCAGCTCGCGTCCCGCATCACGGCGACGACGCCGGTCAACACGGTCCTCATCAACATCGGCGTCACCGACACCGATCCCGAGCTGGCTGCCCGCATCGCCAACGCGACGGCAGAGAGCTTCACGACCGCCGTCCAGAACACCATCGAGCGACCGGCCGACGGCCAGGGCGTCAGCCCCGTTCAGGTGACGGTCACCCAGCTCGCGACGGCCCCCGAGTCGCCTTCGAGCCCCAACATTCCCCTCTACATCGCGATCGGCGCCCTCCTGGGGCTGGCCCTCGGGGTCGGCTTCGCCGTCCTGCGATCGGTGCTCGACACCCGTATCCACACGCTGCACGACCTGGAGCAGCTCACCGACAAGCCCATGCTCGGCGGTATCGCGTTCGACAGCGAGGCGTCGAAGCGTCCGCTCATCGTGCACGCCGATCCGCGGAGCCCTCGGGCCGAGTCGTTCCGCACGCTGCGTACGAACCTGCAGTTCCTCAACGTCGAAGACGGCCCGCGGAGCTTCGTCGTCTCGAGCGCGGGACCGGGCGAGGGCAAGTCGACCACGACGGCCAACCTCGCGATCGCGTTGGCCGAGACCGGCGCCCGCGTCGCTCTCGTCGACGGCGACCTGCGCCTGCCGCGCGTGGCCGACTACATGGGCATCGAGGGCGGCGTGGGTCTCACCGACGTCATCATCGGCCGAGTTCCGCTGGTCGACGCACTGCAGAAGTGGGGCGCGAACCAGCTCTTCGTGCTGCCCAGCGGCCCCGTGCCGCCGAACCCGAGCGAGCTCCTCGGCTCGACCTCGATGGACAACGTGCTCGCTTCGCTCACCGAGCACTTCGACTACGTCCTCGTCGACGCTCCGCCGTTGCTGCTCGTCACCGACGCCGCCGTCCTGAGCAAGAAGACACGCGGCGTGATCATGGTCGCCGCCTCGGGCCGCACGAAGAAGCAGGAGCTTCAGGGCGCCTTCCGCACCCTCGACACCGCCGGCGGCACGCTGCTCGGTGTCGTCGTGACCATGCTCCCCACCAAGGGCCCCGACAGCTACGGCTACGGCGCGTACACGTACGGTTCCACCCACGTCGTCGATCAGGCGCCGGTTCAGCTGAGCCGCGCCGAGGCGAAGGAGAAGCGCCGCGCCGGTCGCGGTGAGACCACCGGAGCCCGCCGCAGCTAG
- a CDS encoding sugar transferase, which yields MPTPRDWRPAYARRLRITDFVVLVGVVFGAQVIWFGTGNVEVAIRADYRVTELSYWYFSTALVLAWMMVLHLIDSRSHRVVGTGMDEYKRVVDASFRLFGFIAIFAFLLQVDVARGFLLISLPAGVVALVIERWMWRQWLIRKRRRGEYSARVLLVGSEQSVSHIAAELTRTPQAGYSVVGACVPTGRIADVIPGTAIPIMGNVNTIDRALLVTGADTVAVTSTDDLPASKVKQISWQLESGRQHLVLAPSIIDIAGPRLHTRPVAGLPLIHVETPRFSGGQRLVKRMVDLVASVLGVIVISPILAALAVTVRLSSSGPVLFRQKRVGLRGREFTMLKFRSMVENAEEILPDLLAEQRDAGNEVLFKMKNDPRVTPVGRFMRKFSLDELPQLFNVIGGSMSLVGPRPPLPSEVEQYADHVHRRFLAKPGITGLWQVSGRSALSWEDSVRLDLSYVENWSLLGDIVILAKTARAAVAPGATAF from the coding sequence ATGCCGACCCCGCGTGACTGGCGCCCCGCATACGCTCGTCGACTGCGCATCACGGACTTCGTCGTTCTTGTCGGCGTTGTTTTCGGCGCACAGGTCATCTGGTTCGGAACCGGGAATGTCGAAGTCGCGATCCGCGCCGACTACCGGGTGACGGAGCTTTCTTACTGGTATTTCTCCACGGCTCTTGTGCTCGCCTGGATGATGGTGCTCCATCTCATCGATTCGCGGAGCCATCGCGTCGTCGGCACCGGTATGGACGAATACAAGCGGGTCGTGGATGCGAGCTTCCGCCTGTTCGGATTCATCGCCATCTTCGCCTTCTTGCTTCAAGTCGACGTCGCACGGGGATTCCTTCTGATCAGCCTGCCCGCCGGGGTTGTCGCGCTCGTCATCGAGCGATGGATGTGGCGACAGTGGCTCATTCGCAAGCGCCGGCGCGGCGAATACTCGGCACGGGTGCTTCTGGTCGGGTCGGAGCAATCGGTCTCACACATCGCGGCTGAACTGACTCGCACGCCTCAAGCCGGGTACTCGGTCGTTGGCGCCTGCGTACCGACGGGGCGCATCGCAGACGTAATCCCGGGGACCGCGATTCCGATTATGGGCAACGTCAACACCATCGACAGGGCTCTCTTGGTGACGGGGGCAGACACCGTAGCGGTGACCAGCACCGACGACCTGCCGGCATCGAAGGTCAAGCAGATCTCGTGGCAGCTCGAATCCGGCCGCCAGCACCTGGTGCTTGCGCCGAGCATCATTGATATCGCTGGCCCGCGGCTGCACACCCGGCCGGTTGCGGGACTTCCGCTCATCCACGTCGAGACACCGCGTTTCAGCGGCGGACAGCGTCTCGTTAAGCGGATGGTCGACCTCGTAGCGAGCGTCCTCGGGGTGATCGTCATCAGCCCAATACTCGCTGCACTGGCCGTCACGGTTCGCCTGAGCTCGAGCGGTCCCGTGCTCTTCCGTCAGAAGCGAGTCGGATTGCGCGGCCGCGAGTTCACCATGCTCAAGTTCCGATCCATGGTCGAGAACGCGGAGGAAATCCTCCCCGACCTTCTTGCAGAGCAGCGCGACGCCGGTAACGAAGTGCTCTTCAAGATGAAGAACGATCCTCGAGTCACACCTGTCGGGCGCTTCATGCGCAAGTTCAGCCTCGACGAGTTGCCCCAACTGTTCAATGTGATCGGTGGGTCCATGTCGCTCGTCGGCCCACGCCCGCCGCTGCCCAGCGAAGTCGAGCAGTATGCCGATCATGTACATCGCCGGTTCCTCGCGAAACCGGGCATCACTGGACTCTGGCAGGTGAGTGGGCGGTCTGCTCTCTCGTGGGAGGATTCTGTTCGACTGGATCTCTCGTATGTAGAGAACTGGAGTCTCCTCGGTGACATCGTGATCCTCGCGAAGACTGCCCGAGCTGCGGTCGCCCCCGGCGCGACCGCATTTTGA
- a CDS encoding GntR family transcriptional regulator codes for MTAPKYRELADMILSEIAGAPVGTPTLSERQLADQTGVSRMTARRAIDELVRQGLLTREVGRGTFVARRVVTVPLQLTSFTEDMRARGYEPSSRVLGFETAPAGDQAAAVFGIEPADSMIVLSRLRLADGIPMAIERSHLRAAAFPGLDSYDFSHDSLYSVLTERYGVLFDAGEQVIRAGIVHDEDAATLGVPTGAPVLELIRTSESHGRVVEWTTSTYPAARLELSARIAPATAPGSEPRSALRVRR; via the coding sequence GTGACGGCGCCCAAGTATCGCGAACTCGCTGACATGATCCTCAGCGAGATCGCCGGCGCCCCGGTCGGCACCCCGACCCTCAGCGAGCGGCAGCTGGCCGACCAGACCGGTGTCTCGCGCATGACGGCCCGCAGGGCCATCGACGAGCTCGTACGGCAGGGGCTCCTCACCCGCGAGGTCGGTCGAGGCACCTTCGTCGCCCGCCGCGTGGTGACGGTGCCGCTGCAGCTCACCAGCTTCACCGAGGACATGCGCGCCCGGGGATACGAGCCGTCGAGCCGGGTCCTGGGCTTCGAGACCGCCCCGGCCGGCGACCAGGCCGCCGCGGTGTTCGGCATCGAGCCCGCCGACAGCATGATCGTGCTCTCGCGGCTGCGCCTGGCCGACGGTATCCCGATGGCCATCGAGCGCAGCCACCTCCGGGCCGCGGCCTTTCCGGGACTGGATTCCTACGACTTCTCGCACGACTCGCTCTACAGCGTGCTGACCGAACGCTACGGCGTGCTCTTCGACGCCGGCGAGCAGGTGATCCGCGCGGGCATCGTGCACGACGAGGATGCCGCGACGCTCGGGGTTCCGACGGGGGCGCCGGTGCTCGAGCTCATCCGCACCTCGGAGTCGCACGGCCGGGTCGTCGAATGGACCACCTCGACGTACCCGGCCGCGCGCCTGGAGCTCTCGGCCCGGATCGCGCCGGCTACAGCTCCGGGATCCGAGCCGCGAAGCGCTCTACGAGTGCGGCGTTGA
- a CDS encoding GDP-mannose 4,6-dehydratase has product MSEKRRALVTGITGQDGGHIAELLHQKGYEVFGLIRGQNNPRRTAVEAEFPYVTLIEGDLTDPTSLVRAVETADPHELYNLAAVSHVGYSFKNPTLTADVTAKGVLNVLEAVRITNRTQHTRVYQASTSEMFGGLDYNRPGAGYNEQSLFHPRSPYGVAKLYGHWIAKNYRESYDMFVACGILFNHEGERRGVEFVTRKITHAVARIKLGLQTHIELGDLWPKRDWGYAGDYVDGMWRMLQHGQPEDFVLASGETHSIEEFLTLAFAEIGIDDWRPYVTQNPAFMRPAEVDILLGDPTLAQDVLGWRREVDFPGLVKLMVKHDLATQAQLVATVS; this is encoded by the coding sequence TTGTCTGAGAAGCGCCGCGCGCTCGTCACCGGTATCACCGGCCAGGACGGTGGCCACATTGCCGAGTTGTTGCACCAGAAGGGCTATGAGGTCTTCGGCCTGATTCGCGGCCAGAACAACCCGCGTCGCACGGCGGTCGAGGCAGAGTTCCCGTACGTCACCCTCATCGAGGGCGATCTCACAGACCCGACATCGCTCGTGCGCGCTGTGGAGACGGCCGACCCGCACGAACTCTATAATCTGGCTGCCGTCAGTCACGTCGGCTACTCGTTCAAGAACCCGACGCTTACTGCAGACGTCACCGCGAAGGGCGTTCTGAACGTCCTGGAGGCGGTGCGCATCACGAACCGCACACAACACACCCGTGTCTACCAGGCATCCACGTCGGAGATGTTTGGCGGCCTCGACTACAACCGCCCGGGCGCTGGTTACAACGAGCAGTCGCTCTTCCACCCGCGTAGCCCCTACGGTGTAGCGAAGCTGTACGGCCATTGGATCGCGAAGAACTACCGCGAGAGTTACGACATGTTCGTCGCGTGCGGCATCCTGTTCAACCACGAGGGTGAACGGCGCGGGGTCGAGTTCGTTACGCGGAAGATCACTCATGCTGTGGCCCGTATCAAACTCGGACTCCAGACTCACATTGAGTTGGGCGACCTCTGGCCCAAGCGGGATTGGGGCTACGCGGGCGACTACGTCGATGGCATGTGGCGGATGCTGCAGCACGGGCAGCCCGAGGACTTTGTGCTGGCCTCAGGCGAGACTCATTCGATCGAGGAATTCCTGACGCTCGCGTTCGCAGAGATCGGCATCGACGACTGGCGCCCTTATGTCACTCAGAATCCGGCCTTCATGCGTCCCGCAGAGGTCGACATCTTGCTCGGCGACCCTACGCTCGCACAGGATGTGCTCGGCTGGCGCCGCGAAGTCGACTTCCCAGGCTTGGTGAAGCTGATGGTCAAGCATGATCTCGCGACGCAGGCGCAGTTGGTGGCAACAGTCTCGTGA
- a CDS encoding glycosyltransferase family 2 protein — protein sequence MSFEHIAIVMPAYNEADGIAGFLQEIVEHVTPLCTRVDIIVADDRSTDATAAVVAQLGIDGVEVQTQAANRGHGPTALAAYRAGLATGASLIVHVDGDGQFAGADIARIVAVSREQRAEVVHGVRRGREDPWYRRVLSAGLRLLVRPFAGRGIPDINTPLRAYQPAALETLVDAVGPDALVPHVHFSLAEARSRMRVRYIAVRSLPRRGAESTGTMWGATGQPVLPPRRLRTFARDALVELWRLSLRPSAPMRAMSEPVRRGA from the coding sequence GTGAGTTTCGAGCACATCGCCATCGTCATGCCCGCCTACAACGAAGCCGACGGCATCGCCGGCTTTCTGCAGGAGATCGTCGAGCACGTCACCCCGCTGTGCACCAGGGTCGACATCATCGTGGCGGACGACCGATCGACGGATGCGACCGCCGCGGTGGTCGCGCAGCTCGGGATCGACGGCGTCGAGGTGCAGACGCAGGCCGCGAACCGCGGTCACGGCCCCACCGCTCTCGCGGCGTACCGGGCCGGGCTCGCGACCGGCGCGTCGCTGATCGTCCACGTCGACGGGGACGGGCAGTTCGCCGGAGCGGACATCGCGCGCATCGTCGCCGTGTCGCGCGAACAGCGCGCCGAGGTCGTGCATGGTGTGCGACGCGGCCGAGAGGACCCGTGGTACCGCCGTGTGCTGAGCGCGGGGCTGCGGCTGCTCGTGCGCCCCTTCGCGGGGCGCGGCATCCCCGACATCAACACTCCGCTGCGCGCCTACCAGCCGGCGGCGCTGGAGACCCTGGTCGACGCCGTCGGGCCCGATGCGCTCGTGCCGCACGTGCACTTCTCGCTCGCTGAGGCCCGCAGCCGGATGCGCGTCCGCTACATCGCCGTGCGCAGCCTCCCGCGCCGCGGAGCCGAGAGCACCGGCACGATGTGGGGGGCCACCGGACAGCCGGTGCTGCCGCCCCGACGCTTGCGTACGTTCGCCCGCGACGCGCTCGTCGAGCTGTGGCGCCTGTCGCTGCGCCCATCGGCACCGATGCGCGCGATGAGCGAACCGGTGCGACGGGGAGCCTGA